CGTTGCGGCTGCTCGTCGAGCCACAGCAGCGCGAGCGGCGGCACGAGCGCGGTATGCGTGACGCGCTCCTGCGCGATCAGCGCGAAGCTCTGTTCGGGCTCGGGCCGCCCGGTCGTGACCACGCGGCCGCCTGCGAGCAGCGCGCCGATCGTGCCGGGGCAGCACAGCGTGAAGTTGTGCGCCATCGGCAGCGCGGCGAGATACACGGTGCCGGCGTCGAAGCTGCTCGCGGCGCTGCACGCGCGCACGTTGTACAGGTATTCGCGATGGCGGCGCGGGATCAGCTTCGGCGTGCCGGTTGTGCCGCCCGACAGCTGGAAGCACGCGATGTCGTCGGCGCGTGCCGCGCATTCGCGCAGCGGCGGCGCGTCGTACAGCGCGTCGAATGGGGTGAACGCATGGTCGTCACCGGCCATCACGATGTGCTCGAGCGTCGGGCAGTCGGCCTGCAACGCGGCCGCGAGCGGCCGGCAGTCGAACTCGCCGAGTTGTGCCGCGCCCAGGTACGCACGCGCGCCGGCGAAGCGGCAGAACGCGCCGACCTCGTAGTGCCGGTGAGCGGGGAGGGCGAGCACCGGCCGCACGCCGAGCTGGAACAGCGCGAAGCAGGTCTCGATGAAGCGCGCGCCGTTCGGTAGCTGGACGACGACCGCGTCGCCGCGCGTCAGGCCGAGACGGGCGAGGCCGCCCGCAAGCCGGCGGATGCGCGACAGCAGGTCGCGGTAGCTGAGCCGGCAGGTGCCGTCGACGATGGCGAGCGCATCGGGATCGCGCTGCGCCTGTGCGTCGAGTGCGTCGAAGAAAGTCGTGTCTTGCCAATAGCCGGCGTCGCGATAGCGGCGCGCGAAGTCGTCGGGCCAGTCGGGCGCATCGGCCGGGAGGGCCGGCGCCACGGAGGGAAGGGAGGGTTGCATGCGCTGACCTTGGGTTCCGGCAAGTTGTCAGAAAATGTAAATGAGAGGTATTATCATTTGTAACAAGTGCCGCGATAACGCCGTTTCTTTCGATATCGCGGCAATTTCATTCGATCGGGCGCCTGTCGCGCGGCGCCCGCCCGGCCCGGCCGGACAATCGGCCGGTTGCCGCCGGCGCGCGCCGGGCCGCGCGTGCCGCCTAACCAACGGACCTCCGATGAGCTCGACCTCCTTCGCTTCGTCACGACGTCACCCGCCGGTGCTCGTGCCCGGCAATCATCCGGGCGTGGTGCACATCGACGCGGGCATGAAACTCATGAGCGGCACGCTGTGCTCGGACAGCCGCGACTGGTACGAGGAGCCGCTCGAAAAAGGGCTGAAGCTCGTCCTCGTGCAGAGCGGGCAGTTGCGCTGCCGCGTGCCGGGCCAGCCCGAGCAGTGCATCAAGGGGCCGGGCCTGTGCGTGATCGCCAACGACGGCGAATTCACGACGCACCAGATCTACGACCGCGACACGCCGCTGCGCTACACGATCGTGCAGCTTGGCCTCGATGCGCTCGACCGCAACCTGAGCCTGTTGCCGGAGAAGATGCTCGCGCCGACGGGCGGCGATCCGCGCATCGTCAGTTGCCCGGCGTCGAAGGCGCTGCAGGCGCTCGCGGTGCAGATCGCGACGTGCCCGTTCGAGGGTGCGGTGCGCGAGTACTACCTGAAGGCCAAGGCGTTCGAGCTGACCGCGCTGAGTGCGCAGCTTCTGGCGACGCAGCGGCAGTTCGCGCCGGCCGACGTGCGCGTCACGTCGTCGGATGTCGAACGCGTGTACGCGGCGAGTGACATCCTGACGCGCGAGTTGCAGCAGCCGCCCACACTCGATGCGCTCGCGGGCCGGGTGGGGATGAATTCGCGCAAGCTGACGGCCGGCTTCCGCAAGGTGTTCGGCACGAGCGTGTATGCGTACCTGCAGGAATACCGGCTGCGGACCGCACACGCGATGCTGTGCGCGGAGGACGCGAACGTGTCGACCGTCGCGTACCGGGTTGGCTACAGTCCCGCGCATTTCTCGATCGCATTCCGCAAGCGCTACGGCATTTCGCCGAGCGATATTCGTGCGTCGTCGAACGCAATCGACGACGTCGAGATGGAGAGCGCGGCAATCTAAAACAACTGACCGGCAGCCTAAAGTAATCGACCGGGCTCATGGGTATGAATGAGATAGATTCTCATTCACGGGTGGCCGCCGCCGCGCGGATCCGCCATCGAACGACCCATACAAGGCGTGCCCATGAGCCAGACCGCTGTCGATTCCAGCATCGATCATTCCGATCCTTCCAGTTTTTCTCCCATAGCCTTTCGCTCGCAGCTCGTCGCGATGATCGCCGAGCTGCTCGACGAGCCCGTCGACGAAATCGCATCGCTCGACGATGACGAGGACCTGCTGAGTTGCGGCCTCGATTCGATCCGGTTGATGTATCTGCAGACGCGCGTGAACCGTCTCGGCTACGCGCTGACGTTCGATGCGCTCGCGCGCACGCCGACGCTCGGCGCGTGGGCCGAGCTGCTCGCGAATGCGCCGCGCGTCGCCCCCGCGGCGCCTGACGTCGAGGCTGCCGAGGTGGTCGACGTCGACGTGCATGCGCCGTTCGATTTGTCGGCGGTGCAGCAGGCGTACTGGCTCGGCCGCGGCGACGGCGAAGTGCTCGGCAACGTGAGCTGTCACGCGTTCCTCGAGTTTCGGTGCCGCTCGATCGATCCCGCTCGTCTCGCCGCGACGTGCCGGCGTGTGCGCGAGCGCCATCCGATGCTGCGTGCGCGCTTCACCGGTGGCCGCCAGCAGATCGTCGCGGCGCCGGACGCGCCGGTGTTCGCGCATGCGGACTGGCGCGACAGGACGCCCACCGATGCGGAAACCGAATGGGCGTCGCTGCGCGCGTTCCGGTCGCACGAATGTCTCGACGTCGAGCACGCGCAGGTCTTCTTGATGGGGCTCGTGCAGATGCCGGGCGGCGAGGATCGCGTATGGCTGAGCGTCGACCTGCTCGCGGCCGACGTGGACAGCGTGCGGCTGCTGATGCAGGAGATCGGCGCCGCGTACGCCGAGCCGTCAGCGCTGCCCGACGCGCCGTCGACGTGGTTCCCGGCCTGGCTCGCGCGTCGCGCGGCCGATACGCGCGATGCGCGGGCCGTGGCGCGTGATGCATGGCATGCGCGGCTCGCGACGTTGCCGGAAGGGCCGGCGCTGCCGCTCGCCCGTGCGCCGGAAACGATTCGCGCGCCGCGTTTCAGCCGCGTCGCGCATACGCTGAGCACGGCCGAACTCGCGCGCCTGCAGGCGCGGGCCGCGCAGCATGGCGTCACGCTGTCGTCGGTGTTCGGCGCGGCGTTCGCCGCGGTGCTTGCGCGCTGGAGCGGCCGTCATGCGTTCCTGCTCAACGTGCCGCTGTTCGACCGGCACGGCGATGCGCCCGACCTCGGCCGCGTGATTGCCGATTTCACGACGTTGCTGCTCGTCGAATGCGACCTGCGCGCGGACGCGAGCGCGGCCGACACGGTGCGCGCATTCCAGCAGCGGCTGCACGGCGCGATTGCGCAAGCTGCGTATCCGGCGCTCGACGTGCTGCGCGATGCGCGCCGGCAAGGTGCGCCGCGCGCGGCGCCCGTCGTGTTTTCGTGCAATCTCGGCGATGCGCCGTTCGTGCCCGACGCGTTCGCGCGCGTGTTCGGCGATCTGCACGACATGATTTCGCAGACGCCGCAGGTGTGGCTCGATCATCAGCTCTATCGCGTGCCGGACGGCGCGCTGCTCGCGTGGGACAGCGTCGACGGCCTGTTTCCCGACGGGATGATCGATGCGATGTTCGGCGCGTATGTCGCGCTTGTGCAGGCGCTGTGCGATCGCGACTGGCGGCTGCCGATCGCGGTCGAGCTGCCGTCCGCGCAGCGACGCGTGCGCGATGCGCTCAACGCCGTGCCCGCACCCGGGCGTCCGCGTACGCTGCATGCCGACTTCTTCGCATCGGCCGCGCGCGAGCCGGCGGCCGTCGCATTGCGGTGCGGCGAGCAAGCGGTGACGCGCGGCGAGCTGGCCGCGCAGGCGCTGGCGATCGCAGGCGGCTTGCGTGCGGCCGGCATCGGTCATGGCGACGCCGTCGAGATCAGTCTGCCGCGCGGGCCCGCCCAGGTGGCCGCGGTGTTCGGTGTTCTGGCTGCCGGTGCGTGCTACGTGCCGCTCGATATCGCGCAGCCGGCTGCGCGCAAGGCGCTGATCGAACGCGCGGCTGGCGTGAAGGCCGCGATCGGCGACACGACGCTCGCCGATGCGCCGCTGCCGCATTTCGGCGTCGCGGCGCTGATGCGGCACGAACCGCTGGCCGTGCCGCTCGCGGTCGCACCGCAGGCCACCGCGTACGTGATCTATACATCTGGTTCGACGGGCGTGCCGAAGGGTGTCGAGATGACGCACGCAGCGGCGCTCAACACGATCGATGCGATCGATGCGCTGCTCGGTGTGAGCCCGGCAGACCGGTTGCTCGCGGTATCGGCGCTCGATTTCGACCTGTCGGTGTACGACCTGTTCGGCGTGCTCGGTGCCGGTGCCGAACTCGTGCTGCCGACCCAGGACGACGCACGCGACGCGGCGCGCTGGATCGAGCTGATCGCGCAGCATCGCGTGACGCTGTGGAATTCCGCGCCCGCGCTGCTGGAAATGGCGCTGGCGGTGCCGGCCGCGGCCGACGCATGCCGCAGCGTGCGCGCGGCGCTGCTGTCCGGCGACTGGATCGCGCTCGACCTGCCGGCGCGCCTGCGCGAACGGTGCGGCGACGCGTGTGCTTTCCATGCGCTCGGCGGCGCGACCGAGGCGGGCATCTGGTCGAACGTGCAGACGGTGCGCGAGGTGCCGCCGCACTGGCGTTCGATTCCGTACGGCCGGCCGTTGCCGGGGCAGGCTTATCGGGTCATCGATGCCGCTGGCCACGATGTACCGGATTACGTGCCGGGCGAACTGCTGATCGGTGGTGACAGCCTCGCACGCGGCTACCGGAACGATCCCGAGCTGACCGCGCAGCGCTTCGTGCAGCAGGCGTCGGGACGCTGGTATCGCACGGGCGACCGTGGCCGCTACTGGCCCGACGGCACGCTCGAATTCCTGGGGCGCGAGGATCGCCAGGTGAAGGTGCGCGGGCACCGGATCGAGCTGGGCGAGATCGAGGCCGCGCTGGCTGCGCATCCGCTGATCGACGGTGCGTGCGCGAGCGTCGTCGGCGGCGAAGCCGCGCGTATCGCGGCGGCGTTCGTACCGGCCGATCGTATGTCGGAGGTAACGCTGTCCTCGTCCGTGCTCGCGGAAGCGGACGTTGCGGATACCGTGCACGCGGAAGCGGCCCTTGCGCGCGCGCTAGCCGATCGGCTGCTCGACGGCGATACAGGCTTGCCGCCGTCGCTGAGCGCGCATTGGCATGCCAAGGATGACGTATCGATTTCCGTCGACGGCGCGCTCGATCTGCTCGACTGGTATGCCGCCGATCTCGACGAGCTGACCGGATCGCTGCGCTCGCTCGCTGCCGATCCTGAAGGCGCCGCGCAGCGTGTGCCGCTCGATCCGCGGATCGCGCCGCTGGCGTTCGCGGCACGTTTGCCGGATGGCGCACGCGCGCTGCGCGAGTTTGGCGCTGCGTTGCAGGCCCAGGCCCAGGCCCAGGCCGCGGCGCGCACCGAACCGCTGCGGGTCGCGGTGCTCGACGCGCGCGCCGGGCAATGGTTCGATGCGGGGCTCGGCGTGCTCGACGATCCGCGCTTCGACGTGACGCTGTTCGACGCGTCGCCCGGTCTGCTGCACAACGCGCAGGCGTACTTTGCACAAACGATGCCGACGTTGCAGGCGATGCAGGACGGCCTGCTACCCGCCCGTCATCTCGGCCGGTTCGATTGCGTGATCAGTTTCGCGGCCGCGCACCTGCGCGACGATCCGCGAGACACGTTCCGGATCGCAGCAGCGTTGCTTGCGCAGAATGGTCGTTTGCTGCTTGCCGACGTGCTGCGCGATTCGCCGCTGCGTGAGCTCGTCGCGGGCGTGACGGGCGATGCGTCGCTGCCGCGGCCGTTTGCGCACGATGCGCTGGCGTCGGCGGCACACGCGTGCGGCTTTGCGCTGGAAGCATCGCGGAGCTGGCGCTCGACCGCGTTTGCCTGCATTGATGCGCACCGTGTCGGCGAACCGGCGGAGCAAGCGGCGCTGGCCGACTGGCTGCGCGACCGGTTGCCCGACGCGATGCGTCCCGATGCGCTGTGGTGCATCGCGCGCTGGCCGCTCAACGCGAACGGCAAGATCGATCGGCGAGCGGTAGGCGATGCGCTCGCTCGGGCACTCGGCGATGCGCCCGCCGCACATGACGCGTTCGTGCCGGCAGACGAACGGCAGGCGACGCTGCTCGCGTGCTGGGAGCACGCGCTCGGCCGCCCGGCGAACGCGCGCGACGCGACGTTCTTCGCGCTCGGCGGCGACAGCCTGCTCGCGACACGCCTGCTCGCGCAACTGCGTGAGCGGCTCGGCGTGCGGGTCGGGATGGCCGCGTTCTATCGGCAGCCGACGCTCGCGGGTCTTGCCGCGCAGCTCGATGAGGCGGCGCCGACCGCACAGGCTTCGCAGGCGGAAGGCGACACGCCCATCGCAACGATCGAGGAGGGCGTGCTGTGAGCTTCGATGACGTGCTCGATCTTTGCCGCGAACGCCAGATCGAACTGTGGTGCGACGACGGCGGCCAGTTGCGCTATCGCGCGCCGGCCGGCGCGCTCGATGCGGATCTCGCCGCGCGCATCAAGGCCGAACGCGACGCATTCGTCCGATTTCTGCAGGACGGCGCGTGGCGCAGCGATCCGGCGCGCCGGCACGAGCGCTTCGCGCTGACGCCGGTGCAGGCCGCGTATGTGCTCGGCCGGCATGAATCGTTCGAGTTCGGCGGCAATGCGTGCCATCTGTACGTCGAATACGGCGAACCCGCGAATCTCGACTGCGTGCGCTTCGAGGCCGCGTGGAATGCGTGCGTTGCGCGGCATCCGATGCTGCGCGCGATCGTCGAGGACAACGCATGGCAGCGCGTGCTGCCCGACGTGCCGTGGCAGCCGCTCGCGGTGCACGACCTGCGCGATGCCGATGCGAACGCATTCGACGCGCACGTGAAGCGCGTGCGCGAGCGTCTCGACCATGCGGTGCACGCGCTCGACCGCTGGCCGGTGCTGCAGCCGGAAGTGAGCCTCGGGCCGGATGGCGCGGTGCTACACCTGTCCGTCGATTTCACGCTGATCGACTACGCGAGCCTGCAGTTGCTGCTCGCCGAATGGCGGCGGCGTTACGACGATCCGCAATGGCAGCCCGAGCCGCTCGACGCGACGTTCCGCGATTACGTCGTCAACGAAGCCCACGCCGGCACCCGCGCCGATCATGCGCGCGACAAGGCGTGGTGGCTTGCACGCATCGACGATCTGCCGGCGCGCCCCGATCTGCCGGTGGTGCCCGCGATGCGTTCCGACGCGCGGCCGCGCTTCACGCACCGGCATGCGCGGCTCGATCGTGCGCAGTGGGCTGCGCTGAGCAGCTACGCGAGCCGCTTCGGGCTGAGCGCGGCCAGTGTCGCGCTGGCCGCGTTCGCCGAGGTCGTCGGCCGCTGGAGCCAGTCGCCCGCGTTCTGCCTGAACCTGACGGTGCTGAACCGGCCGCCCGTGCATCCGCGCATCGACGCGGTGCTCGGCGATTTCACCGCACTGAGCCTGCTCGCGGTCGACGCGACGCACGGGCGTGATTTCGTCGAGCGCGCCCGCACGATCGGCGCACGCATGTTCGACGACCTCGACCATCGCGCGTTTACCGGCGTCGACGTGATGCGCGAACTCGCGCGGCGGCGCGGCAAGGATGCGGCGCTGATGCCGGTGGTGTTTACGAGCGGCATCGGCAGCGTCGGCCGTCTGCTTGGCGAGCATGCGGGCCGAGCCGAACCGCCTCTCTACATGATCAGTCAGACGCCGCAGGTCTGGCTCGACTGCCAGGTGACCGACCAGTTCGGCGGGCTGGAAATCGGCTGGGACGTGCGCGACGACCTGTTTCCGGACGGGATGCCCGCGGCGATGTTCGACGCGTACGTCGCGTTGCTGGGCCGGCTCGCTGCGGATGCCGAGTCGTGGTCGCGCGAGGGTGACACCGTGCTGCCGTCCGCCGTGCCAGCTGCCGAGGTCCATCCGGATGCGGATACGCATATCGCGGCCGGCTTCGCCGCGCAGGCGTTGCGTACGCCCGATGCGCCGGTGGTGATCGATGCACAAGGGGCGCGCACGTATCGCGACGTCGCGCAGCATGCGGCGGCGCTGCGGTCTTCGCTTGAGCGGGCTGGCGTCGGCGTGGGCGACACCGTTGCCGTGCTGATGCCGAAGTGCGCGCACCAGCTCGCGGCCGTGCTCGCGATCGTGCAGGCGGGCGCCGCGTACGTGCCGGTCGACAGCCGCCAGCCGGCGCTGCGGCAACAGGCAATCCTGCGCAATGCGCGGGTGCGTGCGGTCGTCAGCGTGCAGACGCTCGACTTCGAACATGACGGTTGCGTGCGCATCGATATCGATACATTTCCGATCGATCCGCAATGGCCGCCGCGTGCCGCGCGCGACCTCGACGGCGACGCGCTCGCGTACGTGATTTACACGTCGGGTTCCACCGGCGAACCGAAGGGCGTGATGCTGAGCCACGCGGCCGTGTGCAACACGCTGGCCGACATCAGCGCGCGCCACGAAGTCGGTGACGGCGACGTGGTGCTCGGCCTTGCCGAGCTGAGCTTCGACCTGTCTGTCTACGATTTCTTCGGCGCGACCGCGCGCGGCGCGTGCATCGTGCTGCCGGATCCGGCGCGCGGCAACGATCCGTCGCACTGGGCCGAGCTGATGGTGCGGCATCGCGTGACGCTGTGGAACTCGGTGCCCGCGCAAGGGCAGATGCTGATCGACTACCTCGAAAGCGAACCGGCGCTCGAAGTGCCGGGCCCGCGCCGCGTGCTGTGGTCGGGCGACTGGATTCCGGTGACACTGCCCACGCGCTGGTGGCGACGCTGGCCCGACAGCGCGTTGTTCAGCCTGGGCGGCGCGACCGAGGCGTCGATCTGGTCGATCGAGCATCCGATCCATCCTGCGGACACGCAGCTTGCCAGCATTCCGTACGGCCGCGCGCTGACCGGGCAGACGATGGAAGTGCTCGACGCACTCGGCCGGCCGTGCCCGCCCAGCGTGCGCGGCGAGATTCATATCGGCGGCGTGGGGCTCGCGACCGGTTACGCGAACGATCCCGTGCGCACGGCCGAACGCTTCATCCGTCATCGCGACGGACGCAGGCTTTATCGCACCGGCGATCTTGGCCGCGTGCGCGCCGACGGTTCGCTCGAATTCCTCGGGCGGCAGGACGATCAGGTGAAGATCCGCGGCTACCGGATCGAGCTGGCCGAGATCGATGCAGCGCTGACCGCGCATCCGCTCGTTGGTGCGGCCGCGACGATCGTGCTCGGCGAAGGCGCGGAGCGCCGGCTCGCGAGCTTCGCGTCGCTGCACGGCGCGGAGCCTTCGACGTCGACGCAGGACGACGCGCTGCAAGAGATTGCGAAGCAGGTGCGTACGGCGTTCGACGCCGCGCGCTGGCCTGAACAGGCAGATGTGGCACGGTCGGTCGCCCAGCTCGAAGCCGCCTGCGTTGCATCGCTGGCCGCGTGGATCGTGCCGGCAGGCGCGCTGAGCGACGATGCCGCGACGGATTTCGCGACGTTGTGCGAACGGCTGCGCGTGCCGTCGGCGCGACAGCATCTGCTACGCCACTGGCTCGCGATGCTCGACAAGCACGGCGTGCTGCACGCGGATGCCGAAGCAGGCGGCTGGCGTCTGAGGCCCGATGCGGGCCATGCCGATGCGCACGCAAGCTGGGACGCGTTTGCGCAGGATGCGTCGCCGGATCTGTGGCCGGCCGTTCTCGTCGACTACTTCCGCGACAGCGCAGGATGCATCGATGTGCAGGTGGACGGCAGCGTGTCGCCGGCTGGCCTGATGTTCCCGGAAGGCGCATCGCATATCGCCGACGCGATGTACAGCGACGGCGAACATGCGCATGCACTGCACAACGGGATGGCGCAGGCCGTGCGCGCGATCGTTGCGCGTGAGCCGCAGCGTCCGTGGCGCATCCTGGAGATCGGCGCGGGAACGGCCGCGGCGACGCGGTCGATCGTCGACGCCCTTGCGCCACTGGTCGAAGCGGG
This window of the Burkholderia lata genome carries:
- a CDS encoding non-ribosomal peptide synthetase, yielding MSFDDVLDLCRERQIELWCDDGGQLRYRAPAGALDADLAARIKAERDAFVRFLQDGAWRSDPARRHERFALTPVQAAYVLGRHESFEFGGNACHLYVEYGEPANLDCVRFEAAWNACVARHPMLRAIVEDNAWQRVLPDVPWQPLAVHDLRDADANAFDAHVKRVRERLDHAVHALDRWPVLQPEVSLGPDGAVLHLSVDFTLIDYASLQLLLAEWRRRYDDPQWQPEPLDATFRDYVVNEAHAGTRADHARDKAWWLARIDDLPARPDLPVVPAMRSDARPRFTHRHARLDRAQWAALSSYASRFGLSAASVALAAFAEVVGRWSQSPAFCLNLTVLNRPPVHPRIDAVLGDFTALSLLAVDATHGRDFVERARTIGARMFDDLDHRAFTGVDVMRELARRRGKDAALMPVVFTSGIGSVGRLLGEHAGRAEPPLYMISQTPQVWLDCQVTDQFGGLEIGWDVRDDLFPDGMPAAMFDAYVALLGRLAADAESWSREGDTVLPSAVPAAEVHPDADTHIAAGFAAQALRTPDAPVVIDAQGARTYRDVAQHAAALRSSLERAGVGVGDTVAVLMPKCAHQLAAVLAIVQAGAAYVPVDSRQPALRQQAILRNARVRAVVSVQTLDFEHDGCVRIDIDTFPIDPQWPPRAARDLDGDALAYVIYTSGSTGEPKGVMLSHAAVCNTLADISARHEVGDGDVVLGLAELSFDLSVYDFFGATARGACIVLPDPARGNDPSHWAELMVRHRVTLWNSVPAQGQMLIDYLESEPALEVPGPRRVLWSGDWIPVTLPTRWWRRWPDSALFSLGGATEASIWSIEHPIHPADTQLASIPYGRALTGQTMEVLDALGRPCPPSVRGEIHIGGVGLATGYANDPVRTAERFIRHRDGRRLYRTGDLGRVRADGSLEFLGRQDDQVKIRGYRIELAEIDAALTAHPLVGAAATIVLGEGAERRLASFASLHGAEPSTSTQDDALQEIAKQVRTAFDAARWPEQADVARSVAQLEAACVASLAAWIVPAGALSDDAATDFATLCERLRVPSARQHLLRHWLAMLDKHGVLHADAEAGGWRLRPDAGHADAHASWDAFAQDASPDLWPAVLVDYFRDSAGCIDVQVDGSVSPAGLMFPEGASHIADAMYSDGEHAHALHNGMAQAVRAIVAREPQRPWRILEIGAGTAAATRSIVDALAPLVEAGARIDYLFSDVSSYFLAAARERFAAYPWMRFVRFDMNAPFDAQGIAPHSIDVSISSGALNNARDTVALVAGLRALSAADAWWVIQELTTEHPEISISQGLMMETPSDARAESARLFVPRAQWLEWLQSDGGDRALGCVAPGTPLDALGYDILLAHVKRGAARIAPDALLAFVAERVPGYMVPSQLRVLDRLPVTANGKIDRRTLAGIADIREPEPASARPASMQTAADPLLARLIGLWEAVLDTRNVTADQDFFAAGGDSLLIAQLVSRLRGEEPLAQAHPFDRLLRWVLAQPTPAAFAQCLRDAGEQPSAATSPAAMRTAHASAVIHAPAPRVRADVRPISLAPGEGVPRVIVHEGLGTVHAYRPVMPALARLGPVLGFAVRDAQDYLDVPARHLNATLGRRYADALWRTGVREVDVLGYCSGGLVALDMAKSLVQLGVEVRTLDIVSSYRIPYLIEDERLVLFNFAATLGLPLDALGFPETYVLADALADALKADPARLAPGSLQAQLEIFGDRCEPLDALRRRVLRAAAGLSMQDEVAHPLLDERERLYRLFMHSVQASHWAGDAPYAGALRLFVPERCNPLIPQQRAALTEYWTAQALGGITSVDIPGGHFDCLNAAFVDTRLKEAQ
- a CDS encoding (2,3-dihydroxybenzoyl)adenylate synthase, giving the protein MQPSLPSVAPALPADAPDWPDDFARRYRDAGYWQDTTFFDALDAQAQRDPDALAIVDGTCRLSYRDLLSRIRRLAGGLARLGLTRGDAVVVQLPNGARFIETCFALFQLGVRPVLALPAHRHYEVGAFCRFAGARAYLGAAQLGEFDCRPLAAALQADCPTLEHIVMAGDDHAFTPFDALYDAPPLRECAARADDIACFQLSGGTTGTPKLIPRRHREYLYNVRACSAASSFDAGTVYLAALPMAHNFTLCCPGTIGALLAGGRVVTTGRPEPEQSFALIAQERVTHTALVPPLALLWLDEQPQRQADLSSLRVLQVGGARLMDHAAARVAPVLGCRLQQVFGMAEGLICCTRLDDSPERIAQTQGRPVSDGDEVRIVDDAGEPVAPGEIGELQVRGPYTIRGYYRLAEHNATAFTADGFYRSGDRVRRTADGDLVVEGRDKDQINRGGEKVSAEEVENLLLAHPQVHDAAVVAMPDPLLGERTCAFVVARAPAPSRLVLKRYLRDCGLAAFKIPDRIEFMPRFPETGIGKTSKKSLRDLLRRQLQAAAA
- a CDS encoding non-ribosomal peptide synthetase, which translates into the protein MSQTAVDSSIDHSDPSSFSPIAFRSQLVAMIAELLDEPVDEIASLDDDEDLLSCGLDSIRLMYLQTRVNRLGYALTFDALARTPTLGAWAELLANAPRVAPAAPDVEAAEVVDVDVHAPFDLSAVQQAYWLGRGDGEVLGNVSCHAFLEFRCRSIDPARLAATCRRVRERHPMLRARFTGGRQQIVAAPDAPVFAHADWRDRTPTDAETEWASLRAFRSHECLDVEHAQVFLMGLVQMPGGEDRVWLSVDLLAADVDSVRLLMQEIGAAYAEPSALPDAPSTWFPAWLARRAADTRDARAVARDAWHARLATLPEGPALPLARAPETIRAPRFSRVAHTLSTAELARLQARAAQHGVTLSSVFGAAFAAVLARWSGRHAFLLNVPLFDRHGDAPDLGRVIADFTTLLLVECDLRADASAADTVRAFQQRLHGAIAQAAYPALDVLRDARRQGAPRAAPVVFSCNLGDAPFVPDAFARVFGDLHDMISQTPQVWLDHQLYRVPDGALLAWDSVDGLFPDGMIDAMFGAYVALVQALCDRDWRLPIAVELPSAQRRVRDALNAVPAPGRPRTLHADFFASAAREPAAVALRCGEQAVTRGELAAQALAIAGGLRAAGIGHGDAVEISLPRGPAQVAAVFGVLAAGACYVPLDIAQPAARKALIERAAGVKAAIGDTTLADAPLPHFGVAALMRHEPLAVPLAVAPQATAYVIYTSGSTGVPKGVEMTHAAALNTIDAIDALLGVSPADRLLAVSALDFDLSVYDLFGVLGAGAELVLPTQDDARDAARWIELIAQHRVTLWNSAPALLEMALAVPAAADACRSVRAALLSGDWIALDLPARLRERCGDACAFHALGGATEAGIWSNVQTVREVPPHWRSIPYGRPLPGQAYRVIDAAGHDVPDYVPGELLIGGDSLARGYRNDPELTAQRFVQQASGRWYRTGDRGRYWPDGTLEFLGREDRQVKVRGHRIELGEIEAALAAHPLIDGACASVVGGEAARIAAAFVPADRMSEVTLSSSVLAEADVADTVHAEAALARALADRLLDGDTGLPPSLSAHWHAKDDVSISVDGALDLLDWYAADLDELTGSLRSLAADPEGAAQRVPLDPRIAPLAFAARLPDGARALREFGAALQAQAQAQAAARTEPLRVAVLDARAGQWFDAGLGVLDDPRFDVTLFDASPGLLHNAQAYFAQTMPTLQAMQDGLLPARHLGRFDCVISFAAAHLRDDPRDTFRIAAALLAQNGRLLLADVLRDSPLRELVAGVTGDASLPRPFAHDALASAAHACGFALEASRSWRSTAFACIDAHRVGEPAEQAALADWLRDRLPDAMRPDALWCIARWPLNANGKIDRRAVGDALARALGDAPAAHDAFVPADERQATLLACWEHALGRPANARDATFFALGGDSLLATRLLAQLRERLGVRVGMAAFYRQPTLAGLAAQLDEAAPTAQASQAEGDTPIATIEEGVL
- a CDS encoding helix-turn-helix domain-containing protein; the encoded protein is MSSTSFASSRRHPPVLVPGNHPGVVHIDAGMKLMSGTLCSDSRDWYEEPLEKGLKLVLVQSGQLRCRVPGQPEQCIKGPGLCVIANDGEFTTHQIYDRDTPLRYTIVQLGLDALDRNLSLLPEKMLAPTGGDPRIVSCPASKALQALAVQIATCPFEGAVREYYLKAKAFELTALSAQLLATQRQFAPADVRVTSSDVERVYAASDILTRELQQPPTLDALAGRVGMNSRKLTAGFRKVFGTSVYAYLQEYRLRTAHAMLCAEDANVSTVAYRVGYSPAHFSIAFRKRYGISPSDIRASSNAIDDVEMESAAI